Genomic window (Ostrea edulis chromosome 9, xbOstEdul1.1, whole genome shotgun sequence):
AATTCCCGAACATTATGGCCAACTCCGTCAGTTTCCCACCGCCATactttctaaaacaaaaattagcgcattgaaattttgatattaataGACAATAAATAAACAGCTTACCGTTGACTCCTTTCTTAATTATGGTTTGGTTGTGtgtattaaaatatatcaaccgATATATTTTAGTGCTTtcttactacatgtatcatatgggcattctttaatacatgtatatcattattacagtaacttgatccgatgTGTAGGATCTTGTCGAGTTGACAGTCGCGGATCATCGGATCACatgagacgcgaagcgtcgagtttgatctgatgattcGCCCCTGCCATAGAGAAGTGATCCAACTCTGCGGATCAacttactgtagtaatgataaatacattatatacctccttatgtatttttaaatccacgtttataagataataaatgtattcTATATTATGAAACATAcatatggcgtgtaaaacgttgcactattatattaatcttgttattcatattcgaaacttgtaatttatattctaatggatatcattcatattcgaaaagttgttattcatattcgataattttatcattcatattcaaaaacatgttatttttattctaaaacgtgttattcatattcaaaaacatgtcattcttattcaataaattgttattcatattctagacttttcattcatattcaaaaacatgtgattcatattcgataatcttataattcatattcaaaaacatgtgattcatattcgataatcttatcattcatattcaaaaacatgtgattcatatttgataatcttatcattcatattcaaagacatgtgatttatattcgataatcttatcattcatattcgataatcatttcattcatattcgataattatgttgtttatattcgacaatcatgtcattcatatttgataatcttgctattcatattcaaaagcatgtaattcatattcgataattatgtcatttttattcgataatctttttattcttattcaatataatttgccTCCTGGGTAATATGACGCAATTTGAGACGGTTGTAAACTGAATTTTCATTGGTTTGAAAAGTGAAAGTAAGTATGGTAATGGCGGGAGTTGCTGCATATCAGGCATCATTACATGCACTGATGTAGTTTATCTTGTAAGCATTGTTAGAAGTTTGCAGTTCTGTAATCAATCAATAGACATTCATTACCTATGAATGTGCTGCGTACACATGATCCAGATATGGTAACACCAtaatctactttcgttttcacatACATGCACCCAATGAGCAGAGACTTTACAAACAGATAatattacccacaatgcaaattatattgaataagaattgaaaaattctcgaataagaatgacatgactatcgaataagaatgacatgattatcgaatatgaattacatgcttttgaatatgaatagcaaaattatcgaatatgaatgacatgattgtcgaatataaataaaataattatcgaatatgaatgacatgattatcgaatatgaatgataagattatcgaatataaatcacatgtttttgaatatgaatgataagattatcgaatatgaatcacatgtttttgaatatgaatgaaaagtttagaatatgaattacaagttattgaataagaatgacatgtttttgaatatgaataacacgttttagaataagaataacgtttttgaatatgaatgataaaattatcgaatatgaatagcAACTTTTCgaatataaatgatatgttttagaatataaattacaagttttcgaaTATGACTAAGAAGATTAGtataatagtgcaacgttttacacgccatacatacagtgaaataagtttttgtgtacgcagttttgtttgtgactaGGTCtatattttcaacaacaacaacaaaacattaaaaatacaacaacaaaaaattgcgTTAATGcaatgtgacgtcatcagtttcagagaaTACGAATTAGAAAATCACAGTGTGATGATCCGGAAAATGGAATCACACTGTGTGAATTTTACAGTATCAAAACGCAGATTagtgatacatgtaggtatatattaaataaaaatgcatattATTACAATGGTTAAAAGGAACAGTATAATAAAGGACTAAAACGTGAACAAAGTGCGTGAATCATGTTTAACCACGTGTTAAGCTTATAGGGTAGAGAGGACTTGGATTGGATTTAGCGATATCCCCTTTAACCAAAAGATATTACAGCATAGACATCAGTTTTTGCAATTGAAACcatgataaattttaaaatcgTATGGCGGTTCAGGCCCTTTGGACCCCCAATAGGATTTCACCCTGGACCAACAGGAGTTCCCACATCAATTCTTCAGATATTTCTGCAGATCATCAACTCTGATTCTCGATCCGCCCCAGATAAAACACGATTGACGCTCTGGCCATTATCTGTTCTTGTAAATTTCCCTACACTTACCAGTTTTATTTTGGATGCTTTGGCGAGTCCTTTCCAGATTATGTCGATCTCTTGCATACTTTTCCGTCGTACATCTTTCTCATTGATTTCAATGATTCTGTCATTTACCCTACATCGAAAGTTGTTATGTTGTCATGCCATGATGCGATATAACTTTAAAATACTGTAATTCTTATCTAATACAACTATTACGAAAAACTAAATTTCAAAGAACAACTTTATTTTTACAATGTTGTAAATAGGAAATAGGTTACCGTGTCTTTAATTTATCTTATTAACTGTTATTTGTTATATTACTCGTCGTAATGTTGATTAGAGCGACgctttttcttttcattttaaacttttgtTTACCATATAAGCTACTAAAAATCGATATGAACATTATATGACTGAATTTTTCAGAGCATTCGTGTTGgctggagagagaaaaaatagagagagagaaaacttTTGTTATGCTAAATTCCATGTCCCTTTGAGGTAAATGTAACCTTTAATTTTTCCAACATCGGGCCAGAAATGAATCATGAATTTCTAATCTGATAGGATCGCTTATTTTTACTCGCGTATCTAACTACCTTTGACGAAGTCTTGCACTCtagctgtaaacaaagatgcTCGATGGTGTCTTCTCGTACTATTTAGTAGCCGTTTTCGATGTTTATTTAttcaatcatatgataaaacagttattgaaataatatatgaGGTAAATTAGATGATTTAGCCTTGAGAAGCACACTATACAGATATAGTAATAGCTGTGCAATATCCTACGTGttattcattttaactgttagaGGCCAAATGATCTATTTTCAAACTAATTTTGGTACCTTATTTCGTTTTGAGCTGCACTATAAACTTGCGTGACCACGTGATACACATCATCATGGTTTCTAGGATGTTTTGTAGATTGAAGGCTGAACATGGTGTCTCTGCTCCAAAGACTCTGAAAATTTCTAGCTCTTCGATTTCTTCTTCTAGATCTCAAATCGTCAGAGTCACTACTTGAATTACTCGATGtcttgaaaaaatgaaatattcttcagtagattgaaataataaatattagATGATATGAACTAAATGTGTTCTTTTTCATTCGGTCATATTTCTGTAGaacaaatgaaatatgcaaGATCCGTGTGTAATGAATTATCCGCACTAAGAGCTGCACAGGTAATGGGAGTCAAAACTACAAGTTTCATTAAATCATATGACGTTTTATGATCATTTAGACGTGTTTAGATAATTAATAGATCCTAAATGATATAATAAGAAACGAGATTTCCTTTGAAATTATTCGATATTCAGATAGATAGATCAGAAAGGTATATGCAATGAGCTGCTGATTAAGAAGAAAATTAATCAATCTCTTAATACGAAAATGAATTAGCCTCTGAATAAGAAAATGAATTAGATTTGAAATGATAcatacatcaaaattggtaccgtataagttttacatacagaagTGGATGAATCCCTGTTCTTAGAAAACAATCCATCAGCGGCATCAGCATGTACATGCTCCTCCTCCTCCTGCTCCTCATCGTCATCGCCTTCTTCAAGAACTTCTGCAGGAGTTACAGACGTTAAAACTCTGTCAAATATAAAGTCATTTGTTATGCTGCATCTCCAGGAACGTTCCCCCATCGTTGTTGATAATCAAACACTGCTGCTTAATAGATATATCATTCGCTCAAAATCCCATGCCGTGAAATTCCTTCGATTAGATACGGAACATTTCCGGGTAGCGTGATACGTATATTCCAATGCTAAATATAATACTTCCCCGTTTTATGATACCACGTGCAATTGTACCAAGGAATCGTATGTATCTCCTCGGGATTTTTTTGTCATGGTTGGTTAGATTATACACAGAAGTAGAAAGACATGTCTGTAAAATGATATTATGCTCTACAAATCTGTATTCGAGTACTTGAAATTTATCTATTGAACCGTTTATTTCAAATAcactaatttgaaaataagaatGGTGAAAAATGCGGTATTttctatctacatgtaatttgattTGTTAAGCAAAAACTAACAAAACAGCAAAGCTAAAAAGAAATccttttttattgattaatctCTGTAAAAACACTATTTGATAAAATAGATCACATGAAGCCACCAACTGACGATGCAATGTCACGTTTCCTTGTTGAGGGCAGCAACAGTCATTAAATCTATAACTCCTCAAGTGTTTATGCTTAATTCTGTAATTTCCTGTCAATATGGAGTCCCATTTCCTCTTCGTGTCGAATGTACAAAAACATATTCATTAGCATCTGCGATTAAAGTGTTTAATTACCTTtataacttccttgtatttgaaaaaatcgCAGTTATTTCAAGTAGAAAATTAAATGTCTAGACGGAGAATGTGATACTTTTTCTTACGGTACCATCTGcttcgggtttttttttctgcagTTTAGAGTTCTGTAAATTTATGAGTCTTTTCATAAAATAGTGTGAAATACGAGACATTCAATTATTGCTCATTGTAAAAATACATGATTATATTAAAACACGTGATGTCTCGATATACAATACTTCAAACAAGTGTTCATAtggcaattacatatataacttATTGACCTACGTGGGAATTATCTATGCCAGACCAATTGAGTTTTCATGTTTGACGTTCAATGTTTAATTAGTGATACCAACGTTCGACGGTCCTAGACCCAACGGTTCTGTCTGTATCAATCCTTCAATGTTCtgctactaagtgatactacaaaATTGACCTTTGGACCTTGAAGAACAAAACGCGTCCTCCACGTGTCACGAGGAgaatgtgtaccaagtttggacCTAGCATAAACAGGTGAATCTGtatcatggtacatgtatggcGTTGTCCGTCTGGACCTTGTaggtaaaatataaattaaactgTATGCTCCAGTGTGTGTTGTTTGATGGAGTATACAGATTTATGCTCAATTTATTTTGGTGTGAAATTCATCATAGTTAGGGCAAGAGAAATTTTaaggttattcataaaaaaaatgcaCCATTACGAAGATCATATGGAAATGTAGCCCTGTCCCGAAATTGGACAATTTAAATAtctcataaatacatatatatgcatgtatatataatattatttaaattaatttgtattcacctgaggatggatgttaaaatccagaaagcgctagtgatttaaatatattttggaactgtatattttcctgctttttttattgaattatatatatgtatatatatatatatacatacagacaatgatacatacacacatatgtatagatacatacataaggacacatgcaaatagatacatgcagatatatacatacagataaatacatacatagacacacacacatacagacacacacatatacatacatacactctgtacacacacacacacacacacatacatacatacatatatatatatatatatatatatatatatatatatatatacactctgtacacacaccacacacacacacgtacgTACGTACGtacgtacatacatacatacatacatacatacatacatacatacatatatatatatatatacaaagcactaaaatgaccgacacgaacaacgagattgtcaaattttcgggacgccccgtcccttcttcaggacaaacgaaaacaattacataatgtggtcaatatcaacagagcataataacaaaaactacatataaatacatctagcactacaactacactaatctacaaacgtatttacaacgcagactacatgtttttggtctttaggcttgccaatcaatgttaaaagtggagcgaattaggacatgccttattcgtccaaagagctgatccaaaatgtccgaaaagaaaaacaataaacttaattaatctcaagtggaacgagttaacccaattacgttgacaaatagtcaagctaactcgtacccagagagatttTATTTTAACCATGcgtaatttataaaagataataataagtaacaaatacaaaaaaataaataaatagtaaataaatgaaaataaggtatgtaaacgaagtaagagatgaacaaagtttgagagaaagataatgtaaacaacaagtttgaataagttaacaaaatggaccaactccaaacaaaaacaaagattaggcagcccaggaaattgaatcaacatcagacattcccgtactgatcatgtctagggtagatgtgtaaaaaaaaacccatagaatcacggaaactgataaaaACCAGTCATGGTTTTATTAAGGAAGGTATAGCTCACGTGGAGCTGCCTATTGATAAAGTTTATTATGAGCCTGGAAAAGCTGGATCCATGTTTGGGAAGATAAATCTCCCATTCAAGATGTTAGCAATAAGATTTGACTTTTTTTCATTGATGTACTTTCTTATTTGCATGATTATTCGTTAgcatatatatcattttgaaattccATCTTTACATTTGTTTTTGCAGGCTTATAAGGATGATATTTCTGAGCTGGCAAAATGGTACAAGTAGCTTCTCTTGTTTCGGAAAGTCGTTCTGCATCAACCGTTAAAGGATACTACACTGCTTTCATGCGCTGGAAAAAATGGGGGAGTGATAATTATATTCAGGAGAGTTTGCCGGCTAAGCCACTCCACGTAGCTCTGTATCTATCTTGCCTGTCACAACAGTCAAAGACACACAGTCCCGTCACGCAAGCTTTTTACGGCATAAAATGGGCCCATTCAGTGATTGGTGTACAGTCTCCGACGGATTCCGATCTTGTTAAGAATGTGTTTGAAGGTGCCAAAAGACGCACATCTGTACCAGCATTCTCTACCCaaagttccgtgcgctcctcgcactacatctctgtcaacggctttttacagaaatcttgtaaaagtttctattatccaacatttatgttttggactaaatatttagtcatattatgatatgtttttagtgctattaaattgatgcttgctgtaaattgtttaaaatcgccgttttctgatcataaatttggaactacttcccaatatgcgtatgaatgtaggacatacacgttgtggagatttaaatgtaaaaatgaaatcaaacgtaagaaaggctgtaaaaatatgacaaaacttgtaaaataagagacaaacagctgaatggtaaatatgtacttattaaagtgtcagtgggctatgaaaagagcctgatgtatcacctgttacccgaacttttaaagggaaaggaaaccaagaatgattgtttataccatgtgattatattgtcacgtgattccaagcgttgacagaggtgtatgtgaagcttgcgtaacgcgccctctgttGAGAGAATGCTGTACCAGTGCACAAGAAGGAGCCGATAACTCTAGATCTCATCTACAAAATGTACGAGGCTTTATTGGAGTAGGAAAATCTTAATTCTCAGCGAACCATTTGTGCGTGTTTACTTTCATATGCTGGATTTCTCCGAGTGTCTGAATTACTTAATCTTAAGATTTGTGACATTACGTTTCATGAATCACATATGTCAATTTTCATCGAAAATTAAAACAGATATTTACAGAGATGGGAACTGGTTAGTCATAGCACGTACAGGATCCAAACTTTGTCCAGTCTTGAATTTAGAAAAACTATTTTCATATGCCAATCTTTCTGTTCAGTATTCTGAAACGTTTTTGTTTAGAAACTTGGTCAAGTGttcaaatgttttcaaattcagGAATGACAATAAGCCTTTGTCTTGCTTTATCCCCACTTGTTAACAATATTAAAGATTGTGACATAGTTTGAGGGCAGGCGGTGCATCCGCTGCAGCAAATTTTGGTATTCCAGACGACTATTCAAAAGACATGGTCGGTGGAAGTCGTAGACTGCCAAAGATGGTTATATTAAAGACGTTAAAATAAAGACTTTCGGTTTGTCAAAATTTGGGTCTTTaacttttttttccattttttattcCCGTTCTTTGATCTTTCGACATGAGCGCTAACCGCGTCATCATCCACTTTATATAACGCGTTGTTAGGTGTCAGGAGAAATATAATTCTATTCGTTTGAATTGATGAATTAGAGTAGAATTATTTTCTCCTGATATGAGACGCTGTAGATGGCGCTTTGTCGCGACTTTTTTTGGCGGGTTCATGGGTTATAGGCAAGAATTTGTTCCGACGTGTTGGCGCTCAACCAGTACACACACATTTTTCGTTTTTGATAGGACTGTGCATAGGATTTTGTATTATCACACGAGTGTATATTATGCATTCTTAGTAATGTGATTTTCATATGTGTTTATTATGCGACTATGGATGATGTCAAATGATGGACGATGTTATAAGAACTGTGGTGATAAAGACATGTCATTATGATTTCGTAAATCTTATTGTATAGTTATATCATGCACATTTATGCGGCTTGATTGTGTTCTATAGTGTGGTGAAGGTATCTGATGATGAGCGATGTTATAAGAGCTGTGTTTTCCAGATTATGATGGTTATcttgagtatacatgtatatataatatatatatatatatatatatgaaaacacAGCTCTTATAACATCGCTCATCATcagattgcatatatatatatcttaatgtatatatatatatatatatatatatatatatatagtgcgGTATAAGTTGAGTGAAAATTAAACATGAGCGCTAACCGCGTCATCATCCACTTTATATAACGTTGTTATGTCTACAGGGTCTCAGGGGTGTCAGGAGAACCCACCTTATCCGATTGCACGCAGCTCTATTTCGATATTTTATTATGTGTTGTAgggggtcagattgcataatCATACCTATGCGATTACGCATTTTCTTgcttgtatttttgttttgttttagacTCATTCTGACCACGATTAGCTTATTCCGTTATTTAaccgtcattttcaaaataaatgacattttttaaaattcacatcactgtcctattttcactgcctttatcaacaatcaaaggctaCTTGGCAAGTCAATAATTAACAAAGAATATTTCATGCGTCTTTACTAAATAACACGTTCCatcatttttgatattttatttttcaaaacttaTGAAGTTTGAATGCATTAGAAAATGTTCAGGCGATTTCACAGATTGTATTTCACTTGTCGATATGCCTGATGTCTCAATTACACCTTCCGTTGAATTCTGTGCATCTGTAAGATTGCCGGGGATTTCCCAATTCTTCTATTTTCATGACGTTGCTGGTATCCCTAGTATTAAGGAATTCAAAGACGGATCGCAGATATTGGAGTTGATGTGGTGCTGCAAtcaaattcataaaataaatgaGTACTACAGCGATATACGTGTAATAATAAAGGTCAGTTGACTCCAGAAATATTGAAGTATGCAGGCTGTTCTACTTAGCACGTTTGCCCAACTcacaattttgtattcctaaaaAGAGTTTAAAGAAATTGATTACATTTTCCATCAAATAAGGATAAGGACAAATTGTTCAGTCTTCTAGTTTATAAAGTTTATTTCCTGTCACGGGTTCCATGATAAGAAATTTCCCtgtacaagtttttttttaaaccaaaaaGGAAAACATACCAAGATATTTAGACATAAAGTTTGCGATGTCAGCTGTATTTCCGTTGATCATGTGGTTCTCCACTTCCTTGAATTGGGACATGACCGACTTGACGTAGTCCTTGTACACTTGGATGATGGCAGTAATGGCTGGGGTGGCGTCCGTAGTTATGTATGTGGGTAGAACTTCCCTCAGCCAGACTTTGGTCTCCGTTAAAGGTTTGGTGATAGGAAATCTATCAAACATTTATCACAATTGTGTATTTTTAGAATTTCAAAACCGTATCCGTGAATCAGAATTTTACAATAGCAAGAAATCTATTCCtagaaataatgtaaaattataTCCAAGCTTACCTTTCCTGAAAACGGCTGGCAATTTCGAGGTGGAATCTCCATAGATCGTCCATACTCGGACATTCAAACACAAATTCATGGTCTGTCAAAAGTTGATTTAGTTTCTCATCGAACATGACTGGGGACCATTTATTCTGCTCAGCTCTCCTCATGAGCATTTTTATTTTCCCTAGGAATTCCAGGATATCTGAAACATTGTAACAATACTATAgcactattttaaaatatcaattcgAATATAATTCTATATATCTTGGAAGATTAGCGAGGATTTAGAAATACCTTCCAATTGGAAATATGCAATATGATCAATGATCTCCCCGTAAGTTTGTTTCTGCGCTGCTAAAACAATTTCCTGTGCGACATTATCCACATTGGATGTATCCATCCAGCTCTTGAGAATCTTCCTCACGCGAACATTCATGTTCAGGTCATTCTCCGTCATCTCGTGTGCTTTGTTCTTCAAAACatctataaaaaaattaataaatgttcTTGTAGGTTTGACCGATACCTAC
Coding sequences:
- the LOC125658198 gene encoding uncharacterized protein LOC125658198 translates to MEFLKVLVVLFVVFHGSLSKPIGSDDELRVIAGQLERLVGSLRRLVDYVDMPEYSMSDTEARSESTLEYPIPGTKLLGKLLMPYFRSFPDGPYTSEMSLTQHNIVAKLSAWYRSDQMMFRERAFDNIAEELLNAHFQCATTKLNQIVFYVLKNKAHEMTENDLNMNVRVRKILKSWMDTSNVDNVAQEIVLAAQKQTYGEIIDHIAYFQLEDILEFLGKIKMLMRRAEQNKWSPVMFDEKLNQLLTDHEFVFECPSMDDLWRFHLEIASRFQERFPITKPLTETKVWLREVLPTYITTDATPAITAIIQVYKDYVKSVMSQFKEVENHMINGNTADIANFMSKYLAPHQLQYLRSVFEFLNTRDTSNVMKIEELGNPRQSYRCTEFNGRCN